A window from Theobroma cacao cultivar B97-61/B2 chromosome 3, Criollo_cocoa_genome_V2, whole genome shotgun sequence encodes these proteins:
- the LOC18606041 gene encoding uncharacterized protein LOC18606041, which translates to MSLNCLTCQVLQRSDSNKDRDYGKEKHSRKFCCIRVDRSWSGNLSPAAYEQIRNEPMPVPTRKGHRRLNTIDTTFGAVAFEADGEPRLVRSCGMRRDWSFEDLRGTRDEKMRKEMRVR; encoded by the coding sequence ATGAGTCTCAACTGCTTGACTTGCCAGGTCCTGCAAAGATCGGATTCAAACAAAGATAGGGATTATGGTAAAGAAAAGCACAGCAGGAAGTTTTGTTGTATAAGGGTTGATAGAAGCTGGTCAGGGAATTTAAGCCCTGCGGCTTATGAGCAAATCAGAAACGAGCCAATGCCGGTTCCAACAAGGAAGGGTCACCGCCGGCTAAATACAATTGATACAACTTTCGGAGCTGTGGCGTTTGAAGCTGACGGTGAACCTAGATTGGTGAGGAGCTGCGGGATGAGGAGGGATTGGAGCTTTGAGGATTTGAGAGGAACGAGGGATGAGAAGATGAGAAAAGAGATGAGAGTACGTTGA
- the LOC18606042 gene encoding uncharacterized protein LOC18606042: MEDGLNMNPSGTQASLVTNTNTKSYNDIMTRRLKNRERQRRYRARKRLEADMQKSHVLNQPTIPPVGLQLNGIRNNGTARVHCKRDWKKDARRAHICKGQEDALHTSVQSTLILTAESQTPCLPSGIRAEGSLERECHSENSHNVANCETRKLKLGRRDWKADARNKKS; the protein is encoded by the coding sequence ATGGAAGACGGGCTAAATATGAATCCTAGTGGAACACAAGCTAGTTTAGTAACTAACACAAACACTAAAAGTTATAATGACATTATGACACGCCGTCTAAAGAACAGAGAACGGCAGCGTAGATATAGGGCTCGAAAGCGACTTGAAGCAGATATGCAGAAGTCTCATGTCCTAAACCAACCAACTATACCACCAGTAGGGTTGCAATTAAATGGGATCCGCAACAATGGAACGGCACGTGTTCATTGTAAACGGGATTGGAAGAAAGATGCTAGAAGGGCTCACATATGCAAGGGTCAAGAAGACGCACTTCATACTTCTGTTCAGTCTACTCTGATCCTAACAGCTGAAAGCCAAACACCATGCTTGCCCTCTGGGATTAGGGCAGAAGGGTCGCTTGAAAGAGAATGCCATTCTGAAAATTCCCATAACGTGGCGAATTGTGAAACTAGGAAACTTAAGCTTGGTCGAAGAGACTGGAAAGCAGATGCAAGAAATAAGAAGAGTTGA
- the LOC18606043 gene encoding protein HAIKU1, whose product MDNSKNRHNDHLGVNKIGKNIKKSPLHQPNFANNAARQQPQPQVYNISKNDFRNIVQQLTGSPSQDPLPRPPQNPPKPQSMRLQRIRPPPLTPINRPHIPPPVPVPVPAPAHVPALVPPPAPYNNSLVRPGHYGPPSPAMLHPMMPGDAIWGNTAESPISAYMRYLQTSLIDPSPVGNQVQPQLYPPVPGQPQALPPSSGLLPNPPMPVLPSPRGVNGPVPPMPNIPSPRMKGPVPSMPNLPSPRMNGPPLLPSPTSQFLLPSPTGYMNLLSPRSPYPLLSPGVQFPPMTPNFAFSPMGQSGILGPGPQPPPSPGLVFPLSPSGFFPFPSPRWRDQ is encoded by the coding sequence ATGGATAATTCAAAGAACCGGCATAATGATCATCTGGGTGTGAACAAGATCGGGAAGAACATAAAGAAGAGCCCGTTGCATCAACCTAATTTTGCTAATAATGCAGCTAGGCAGCAGCCTCAGCCTCAGGTTTATAATATAAGCAAGAATGATTTCAGGAACATTGTTCAGCAGCTCACTGGTTCACCTTCACAAGATCCTTTGCCCAGACCACCACAGAATCCACCCAAACCCCAAAGTATGAGGTTGCAGCGAATTAGGCCTCCACCATTGACACCAATCAATCGACCCCATATTCCACCTCCAGTCCCAGTCCCGGTTCCAGCCCCTGCTCACGTACCAGCTCTAGTTCCCCCTCCTGCTCCTTATAACAATAGCTTAGTTAGACCTGGTCACTATGGACCACCATCACCTGCAATGTTGCATCCTATGATGCCTGGAGATGCTATTTGGGGAAATACAGCTGAATCTCCTATCTCAGCTTATATGCGGTACCTTCAGACTTCTCTTATAGATCCAAGTCCAGTTGGAAACCAAGTTCAACCTCAACTATACCCCCCAGTTCCAGGTCAACCTCAGGCTTTGCCACCATCTTCTGGTTTACTTCCTAATCCACCAATGCCAGTTCTCCCTTCCCCAAGAGGAGTAAATGGTCCTGTACCACCGATGCCTAATATCCCTTCTCCACGCATGAAAGGTCCTGTTCCATCAATGCCCAATCTTCCATCCCCGCGGATGAATGGGCCTCCTCTTTTACCCTCTCCAACTTCTCAATTCCTTTTGCCATCACCTACTGGTTACATGAATTTGTTGTCCCCCCGCTCACCTTACCCTTTGCTTTCTCCTGGGGTTCAATTTCCTCCAATGACTCCCAATTTTGCTTTTTCACCAATGGGTCAGTCAGGGATTTTAGGTCCAGGACCTCAACCTCCACCTTCCCCAGGTCTTGTGTTTCCATTATCACCTTCTGGGTTTTTTCCCTTCCCAAGTCCAAGATGGAGGGATCAATAG